Genomic segment of Thiomonas sp. FB-Cd:
TGCCGAGGTGGATGAGGTCTTCGCGGGTCAGCGGCAGCAGGGTGAGATTGATGACGTGTGAGGGATCGCCGTGCGAGTAGTTGGCCATCTTGTCCGCGATCTCGCTCAGCAGCGCCGGCGCGTTTTGCACGCCAGAGATGGGCGCGGCGTTGGGATCGAGCCGGCTCTCAGACAGCGCGGCAGAGTTGCTGGAGCGCACGGACTGAGGTATGTCGGCGATTTCGATATGGTCGGTCAGCACGTTCTGCACCGCATCGACTCGGCGAATGCGCCACACGCCGGTGAGTACGGCTTCCTGAGCCAGGATGGCACCGCCGGGCTGGTCGATGGTGACGCTGACCTCGCCTGCGCCGAGGATTTGGTTGATGCAGGCAAGGTCATCCGCGTCGAGACTTGAGAGATCATGAGCGATGGCATCTTCTTCGCCTGGCGCGTAGGCGCGGGCGGTGACGAGCAAGTCCTCTAGAAGGTCGCGCACGCGGTGGCGATGGTGCAGATCTTCGGGCTCGGGCAGGGAGATGGAGTCGTGTGTGTACATCTCCTTGGGCATGGCCATGTATTCGAGGGTGTCATCTTCTACAGGTTGGCTGCCGGGACCGACGGCGACGATTGGAATGTCGATGGACTTTGGCATGGTCGTGTGTTCAGGCGGGGATGATGGGAATGCGCGGGGCAGGTGGCCGCACCGGGCCCGCGTCGAGAAAGCCCTGGATCTGCTCCAGGTAGTCAGCCCAGTCCTGGATCTTGGAGATGGTGCCGAGGTACTGGTCCTTGCGGAGAAAAACAAGTGAAGGCCACAGTTCGAAGCCGTACATTGCCTGCAGGGTGCGCTCGTCTTCCCGTGCGACGACGGCCGGCGTAATGCGGCCATGGAAATGCCTGACCAACTCGGGCAGCACCACGGCAACGTCGTTGGCCTCGGGGGTATTGGCGGGATCCGCGGTGAAGAACAGCACGGTGTTGTCGGCTGCGCGCAGCACGGCGTCGACTGTCTTCGTGGTCACGCGCGGATAGCCGAGTTCTTCGGTCAGACGGTCGATCAGCGAGGTTGACATTGGGGGTGGTTCCTTTCAGCGGTCAGGAGGGGCGGCTGCGCCGCGCAGGTGATCAGGTAGTTGGGGCTCGCGCCCCACCAGGTCGGCGAAGAGGCGGTCGACGTCGGGGGCCTCACCGCGCATCACGGCATCAAGCGCGGCGAGGGCATCCTGGATGCGCAGGGCCTCCTCGGGTTCGAGCAAGCCGCGCGCATGGCCGAGGAAGACCAGTACCC
This window contains:
- a CDS encoding hydrogenase expression/formation protein; this encodes MPKSIDIPIVAVGPGSQPVEDDTLEYMAMPKEMYTHDSISLPEPEDLHHRHRVRDLLEDLLVTARAYAPGEEDAIAHDLSSLDADDLACINQILGAGEVSVTIDQPGGAILAQEAVLTGVWRIRRVDAVQNVLTDHIEIADIPQSVRSSNSAALSESRLDPNAAPISGVQNAPALLSEIADKMANYSHGDPSHVINLTLLPLTREDLIHLGTELGVGPATILSRGYGNCRIGATRLPNVWWVKYFNSQDALILNTIEIVDVPEVALAAPEDFADTADRLREILTLFQ
- a CDS encoding hydrogenase-1 expression HyaE, coding for MSTSLIDRLTEELGYPRVTTKTVDAVLRAADNTVLFFTADPANTPEANDVAVVLPELVRHFHGRITPAVVAREDERTLQAMYGFELWPSLVFLRKDQYLGTISKIQDWADYLEQIQGFLDAGPVRPPAPRIPIIPA
- a CDS encoding HypC/HybG/HupF family hydrogenase formation chaperone, producing MCIGRPMCIVEMHEFFSLCAGPGDAQEAVDMSLVGPQPSGTWVLVFLGHARGLLEPEEALRIQDALAALDAVMRGEAPDVDRLFADLVGREPQLPDHLRGAAAPPDR